A stretch of Coccidioides posadasii str. Silveira chromosome 2, complete sequence DNA encodes these proteins:
- a CDS encoding uncharacterized protein (EggNog:ENOG410PQHZ~COG:S~BUSCO:9454at33183) produces the protein MGFLTKTNFRGSLLLTRVEGRSTKRQARYSTGGDDSSSDPLSMSDVSPAKKRKKGKPEPATDDDPISSSNDSDSPRLSNGTPKPRHRPRTEFTPGDLEADLAAIDADATPKPRKKAISTPRVGERRSKRISNVGITAQDANASKDASNEHSPGSRAFGDSLVFFSRVPKKGKTYQRNPFNNVHTPTKTEKKHEFIVPRNGPDIPDTVRTQKPSDNPEFKVPMAIPNDSFSSASFPTDDSSREVPETFVFDDHSGSSSPLSSVAPSNMDLTVDEKRFLDAASGDFVRCQACRELLDPEYLAEFQLEKGVSVRRQMQACQQHKRWTAERDWRQRDYPTIDWEGLEDRIQAYFAELDQILTRKKPSFFRNFLESSNTGNSKKDNFRLTANSQFEMMSSGYYGPRGARLMMDAIITKFAAKLRRLGPSDSLMQAAGASGFVQAVLVPELTVMLVKDDMGVGDETARQIMRESNMIGNLLNDQPDDDVKVDEDGNSRN, from the exons ATGGGATTCCTAACGAAAACAAACTTCCGTGGGAGTCTTTTATTGACTCGGGTTGAAGGTAGGAGTACAAAGAGGCAAGCAAGGTACTCCACAGGCGGTGACGACTCGTCAAGCGACCCGTTAAGCATGAGCGACGTTTCGCCCGCAAAGAAGCGGAAGAAAGGGAAGCCAGAGCCCGCTACGGACGATGACCCTATAAGCTCCTCGAATGACAGCGACAGCCCGAGACTCTCCAACGGAACGCCCAAGCCTCGCCATCGACCTCGCACGGAATTTACGCCGGGGGATCTGGAAGCTGACTTGGCCGCTATTGACGCGGATGCCACGCCAAAACCACGAAAGAAAGCCATATCTACACCAAGGGTCGGCGAGAGACGATCAAAAAGGATATCGAACGTGGGGATAACCGCGCAGGACGCCAATGCTAGTAAGGATGCTAGCAACGAGCACTCTCCGGGAAGTCGTGCCTTTGGAGACTCTTTGGTATTCTTTTCACGTGTCCCTAAGAAGGGGAAGACTTACCAAAGAAATCCGTTTAATAATGTGCATACCCCTACGAAGACAGAGAAAAAGCATGAATTTATTGTGCCACGCAATGGACCAGATATCCCGGATACCGTGCGTACCCAAAAGCCCTCTGATAACCCCGAATTCAAAGTGCCAATGGCGATCCCGAACGATTCCTTTTCAAGTGCATCCTTTCCCACGGATGATTCTTCTCGCGAAGTCCCAGAAACTTTTGTATTCGACGACCATAGCGGGTCGTCATCCCCATTAAGCTCCGTAGCGCCATCTAATATGGATCTCACTGTGGACGAGAAGAGGTTTCTCGATGCAGCGTCCGGTGATTTTGTCCGATGCCAGGCATGCCGTGAGCTACTTGATCCCGAATACCTAGCTGAGTTCCAGCTAGAAAAAGGAGTTAGTGTTAGACGACAAATGCAAGCTTGCCAACAGCATAAGCGGTGGACAGCAGAGCGTGACTGGCGCCAACGAGATTATCCCACCATTGACTGGGAGGGACTGGAAGACCGTATCCAAGCGTACTTTGCTGAACTAGATCAAATATTGACTCGCAAAAAGCCGTCGTTCTTTCGTAACTTTTTGGAGTCTTCAAATACTGGAAATAGTAAAAAGGATAATTTCCGCCTCACAGCGAACAGTCAGTTTGAAATGATGTCCAGTGGATACTACGGCCCACGTGGCGCCAGACTAAT GATGGACGCTATCATCACAAAATTCGCGGCCAAGCTACGACGTCTAGGACCCTCGGATTCGTTAATGCAAGCCGCTGGCGCCTCTGGCTTTGTGCAAGCGGTGTTGGTCCCAGAACTAACGGTGATGCTAGTTAAAGATGATATGGGTGTCGGAGACGAGACTGCGCGACAGATCATGAGAGAGAGTAACATGATTGGCAACCTTCTCAATGATCAGCCTGATGACGATGTCAAAGTTGATGAAGATGGAAATTCCCGGAATTGA
- a CDS encoding uncharacterized protein (EggNog:ENOG410PS91~COG:S~TransMembrane:4 (i7-25o31-49i61-78o84-103i)), which produces MSPQNTTYSAAALSVLTSLGGIAGYARTGSVPSIAAGLSVGALYALSYLRLNGNQPYGEELGLVASAVLGGSAIPRAIKTRKPVPLGLSALATYGLFVFGMAYRGKRS; this is translated from the exons ATG TCTCCTCAGAACACTACCTACTCCGCTGCCGCTCTCTCCGTTCTCACCTCCCTCGGCGGTATTGCCGGTTATGCTCGCACCGGCTCCGTGCCCTCTATTGCCGCTGGCCTGTCTGTTGGCGCCCTCTACGCCCTCAGTTACCTCCGCCTTAACGGCAATCAACCGTATGGAGAGGAGCTGGGACTTGTTGCTTCCGCAGTTTTGGGCGGGAGCGCAATTCCAAGAGCGATTAAGACTCGAAAGCCAGTGCCGTTGGGATTAAGTGCGTTGGCAACATACGGCCTCTTTGTTTTTGGGATGGCCTACAGAGGGAAGAGATCTTGA
- the OST2 gene encoding oligosaccharyltransferase complex subunit epsilon (EggNog:ENOG410PQXP~COG:O~TransMembrane:2 (i67-87o93-111i)~BUSCO:15999at33183) → MAPKRPVNGAATPPASKPSSSSVTATTTTKTATPVAFTTKSPPQDIILGIWQRYLVQTSQRTKMLDAFMAFLVVVGGVQFVYCVLAGNYPFNAFLSGFSAAVGQFVLTASLRMQTSGQDAKGTLKTKSSASKGSATPAQGDLALDAVSPER, encoded by the exons ATGGCTCCGAAACGCCCAGTAAACGGTGCGGCGACACCGCCAGCTTCGAAGCCGAGTTCCAGCTCGGTGACGGCCACGACGACCACCAAGACCGCGACCCCCGTCGCATTCACGACGAAGTCCCCGCCTCAAGACATAATTTTGGGAATATGGCAACGGTATCTCGTGCAAACAAGCCAGCGAACAAAGATGCTGGATGCATTCATGGCATTTCTCGTCGTAGTCGGCGGGGTCCAGTTCGTCTATTGTGTTTTGGCAGGGAATTAC CCGTTTAATGCTTTCCTAAGCGGTTTCTCTGCAGCAGTGGGCCAATTTGTTCTCACAGCGAGTCTTAGAATGCAGACCAGCGGCCAGGATGCGAAGGGCACATTGAAAACGAAGTCTAGCGCGTCAAAAGGGTCAGCAACTCCGGCACAGGGAGATCTTGCGTTGGACGCAGTGTCTCCTGAACGGTAA
- the PRP16 gene encoding DEAH-box RNA helicase prp16 (EggNog:ENOG410PHRD~COG:A~BUSCO:1012at33183) — protein MVREDSPKRRKLDPDRYASSSPQPRAPRHVFKRQRRDNNGLSTPRGSHNGSSTPHQHEFDGPEPLVNYEDAMALDRDWYAGDEFGHTFGDETHNPFGGPDNSWKDMQREAALSEKKNNRRFNARAVQKQKDVDAWETNRMLTSGVAQRRDYEADFEDDEDSTRVHLLVHDLRPPFLDGRTIFTKQLEPVPAVRDPQSDMAVFSRKGSKVVRERRQLKERQKQAQDATNVAGTALGNLMGIKEDEGDSAAAIPGEEDHKGGSKFAQHLKKNEGVSAFSRSKTLREQREFLPAFAVREELLRVVRDNQVVIVVGQTGSGKTTQLTQFLYEDGYGALGMIGCTQPRRVAAMSVAKRVSEEMEVKLGGLVGYAIRFEDCTSNETVIKYMTDGVLLRESLVQPDLDKYSCIIMDEAHERALNTDVLMGLIKKVLARRRDLKLIVTSATMNAERFSKFYGGAPEFFIPGRTFPVDIQYSRSPCEDYVDSAVKQVLAIHVSQGPGDILVFMTGQEDIEATCDLIHERLALLNDPPKISVLPIYSQMPADLQAKIFDKAPPGVRKVIVATNIAETSLTVDGIMYVVDCGFSKLKVYNPRMGMDTLQITPISQANASQRAGRAGRTGPGKAYHLYTELAFKNEFYIQTIPEIQRTNLANTVLLLKSLGVKDLLDFDFMDPPPQDTITTSLFDLWALGAIDNLGDLTPMGRRMSAFPMDPSLAKLLITASEEYECSDEMLTIVSMLSVPSVFYRPKERQEESDAAREKFFVPESDHLTLLHVYTQWKANGYSDGWCVRHFLHPKALRRAKEIREQLSDIMCMQKMTLQSCGTDWDIIRKCICSGYYHQAARVKGIGEYINLRTSVTVQLHPTSALYGLGFLPDYVVYHELILTSKEYMSCVTSVDPRWLADLGGVFYSIKEKGYSARERRVTEHEFNRRMEIEAQMAADRERAALIASQEAEKEKLKRRQEATVGSATVGVRSAVRRPASAAATKTSGSVVRRPPAKRVGRGF, from the exons ATGGTCCGAGAAGACAGCCCAAAGCGGCGCAAGCTTGATCCGGACCGATACGCGTCCTCCTCTCCCCAGCCCCGAGCACCAAGGCACGTCTTCAAACGCCAGAGAAGGGATAATAACGGGCTATCTACGCCACGGGGAAGTCACAATGGCTCCTCAACCCCTCATCAACACGAGTTTGATGGACCGGAGCCTCTCGTCAATTATGAGGATGCCATGGCATTGGATCGAGACTGGTACGCTGGCGACGAATTCGGACATACCTTCGGTGACGAAACACACAATCCATTTGGCGGACCAGATAACTCATGGAAAGATATGCAGCGAGAAGCTGCATTGTCtgagaagaaaaataatCGCCGGTTTAATGCGCGTGCGGTGCAGAAACAGAAAGACGTGGATGCGTGGGAAACGAATCGGATGTTGACGTCCGGTGTGGCGCAGAGGAGAGATTATGAGGCGGAttttgaagatgatgaagattcGACTCGGGTGCACTTGTTGGTTCATGATTTAAGGCCGCCTTTTTTAGATGGGAGGACGATATTTACGAAGCAGTTGGAACCTGTGCCGGCCGTGAGGGATCCACAAAGCGACATGGCTGTCTTTAGCCGGAAGGGCAGTAAGGTTGTTCGGGAAAGAAGGCAGCTCAAAGAGCGACAAAAGCAGGCCCAGGATGCTACGAATGTTGCTGGAACTGCGTTGGGTAATCTTATGGGTATCAAGGAAGATGAAGGTGATAGTGCAGCGGCTATACCCGGCGAAGAAGACCACAAAGGGGGCAGCAAATTTGCGCAGCacttgaagaagaatgaaggTGTTAGCGCATTCAGCAGGAGCAAAACTCTTCGTGAACAACGAGAGTTTCTACCGGCATTCGCAGTCAGAGAAGAATTATTACGAGTTGTCAGAGACAATCAGGTTGTGATAGTTGTTGGCCAGACCGGCTCTGGGAAGACTACTCAGCTAACCCAATTCTTGTACGAAGATGGGTATGGGGCGCTGGGCATGATCGGCTGTACACAACCCCGACGTGTTGCGGCGATGAGTGTAGCGAAACGTGTGAGTGAGGAGATGGAAGTTAAGCTTGGTGGTCTCGTTGGATATGCAATCCGTTTTGAAGATTGCACTAGCAACGAAACTGTCATAAAAT ATATGACCGACGGCGTGCTCCTAAGAGAGTCTTTGGTGCAGCCTGACCTTGATAAATATTCATGCATCATCATGGACGAAGCCCATGAACGGGCTCTAAACACAGATGTTTTAATGGGATTAATCAAAAAGGTTCTCGCACGTCGGCGGGATCTGAAGCTGATTGTGACATCGGCCACAATGAATGCTGAGCGGTTCTCGAAATTCTACGGAGGTGCACCGGAATTCTTCATTCCAGGAAGAACTTTTCCTGTTGACATCCAGTATTCCCGGTCTCCCTGCGAAGACTATGTCGACAGCGCTGTTAAACAGGTCCTTGCTATTCACGTTTCCCAAGGTCCAGGAGATATCCTTGTATTCATGACGGGTCAGGAGGATATCGAGGCTACTTGCGACCTTATACATGAGAGGCTTGCTCTTCTAAATGATCCTCCAAAAATCAGCGTCCTGCCGATCTATAGTCAAATGCCCGCGGATCTGCAAGCCAAAATCTTTGATAAAGCGCCTCCTGGAGTTAGAAAGGTGATTGTTGCTACTAATATTGCCGAAACTAGTCTAACAGTCGATGGTATCATGTACGTGGTCGATTGTGGTTTCTCCAAATTGAAGGTTTACAATCCACGCATGGGTATGGACACCTTACAGATTACGCCAATCTCCCAGGCGAATGCATCACAGCGCGCAGGTCGAGCTGGGCGAACGGGTCCAGGGAAAGCCTATCATTTATATACCGAACTGGCTTTCAAGAATGAATTCTATATTCAAACAATTCCAGAGATTCAGCGAACCAATCTTGCTAACACCGTTCTCCTACTCAAATCGCTGGGAGTCAAAGATTTGCTGGATTTTGATTTCATGGATCCGCCTCCACAGGACACTATCACAACGTCCCTATTCGACCTTTGGGCATTGGGTGCTATTGATAATCTTGGGGATCTCACGCCCATGGGCCGCCGTATGAGCGCCTTCCCCATGGACCCATCTCTAGCAAAACTGCTCATTACTGCGTCAGAGGAGTATGAATGCAGCGATGAAATGCTTACCATCGTCTCGATGCTCTCGGTGCCGAGTGTCTTCTATCGCCCGAAAGAACGCCAAGAAGAATCCGACGCTGCTCGCGAAAAGTTTTTCGTGCCCGAATCTGATCACCTTACCCTCCTTCACGTTTATACTCAATGGAAAGCCAACGGATATTCAGACGGTTGGTGTGTGAGACACTTCCTTCACCCCAAGGCGCTGCGACGGGCCAAAGAGATTCGAGAACAACTCTCCGACATCATGTGCATGCAAAAGATGACACTTCAGAGCTGCGGCACCGATTGGGATATTATTCGAAAATGTATTTGTTCCGGATATTATCATCAGGCCGCTAGAGTCAAAGGAATTGGCGAATATATAAATCTACGAACGAGTGTCACAGTGCAACTCCACCCTACAAGCGCTTTATACGGCCTTGGGTTCTTACCTGATTACGTTGTATATCATGAATTGATCCTGACCAGCAAGGAGTACATGTCCTGTGTCACATCTGTTGATCCTCGT TGGCTTGCTGATCTTGGCGGCGTATTCTACTCTATTAAAGAGAAGGGTTATTCTGCCCGCGAGCGCCGTGTCACAGAGCATGAGTTTAACCGTCGCATGGAAATAGAAGCTCAAATGGCGGCCGATCGAGAACGAGCCGCCCTGATAGCAAgtcaagaagcagaaaaagaaaagctgAAGAGGCGTCAAGAGGCCACTGTTGGCTCCGCAACGGTGGGAGTAAGGTCTGCGGTTCGAAGGCCTGCGTCGGCAGCAGCAACGAAGACGAGCGGGAGCGTGGTTAGGAGACCTCCCGCGAAGAGGGTTGGGCGAGGATTCTAG